A stretch of DNA from Bacillus sp. NP157:
GCTGTATTGCAAGCCCGCGAGCGGCGCGTACGAGAGCCAACCCGTCCGGGCGAACTCGCCGACGAACAGCGACACCATCGTCAACACGGCACCGGATGCGGTGAGCCAGAAACTCAGGTTGTTGAGGTACGGGAAGGCGACATCGCGCGCACCGATCTGCAGCGGCATGACGAAGTTCACCAGGCCAACCACCAGCGGGATCGCCACGAAGAAGATCATGATCGTGCCGTGCGCGGTGAAGATCTGGTCGTAGTGGTGCGCGGCGAGGTAGCCCTGGTTGGCGCCGAAGGCGACCGCCTGCTGTGCGCGCATCATCAGTGCGTCGGAGAAGCCACGCAGCAGCATGATGATCGCCAGCACCACGTACATGATGCCGATCTTCTTGTGGTCGACGCTCGTCAGCCATTCGCGCCACAGCCAGCCCCAGCGCTTCAGCCAGGTCAGCGCGACGACCACGGCGAGGCCGAGCACGGCGACCGTGATGAAGGTACCGACGAGGATCGGCTCGTGGAGTGGGATGGCGTCGAGCGTGAGTCGCCCGAGCAGCCCGTTGGGAGAGCTTGCAGCTTGCATGGTCTGTCCGTGGTCAGGGGCCGCGGGCGCGCGCGGCGCCAGCGCTGGGAAAGGGAAGAGGGCGTGGCATCAGTGGGCCGCGTGCGCGGCGTCACCCATCGGCGCGTCCGCCATCGGCATGGGCATAGGCATCGGCATCGCCGCATGCCCGGCGCCATCCTTCGTCGCGTCGAGGCGCATCAGCTCGTTCTTGCATGGCGTGCCGGGGGCGACGCAGAGATTCAGTGCACGCTGGAACAGATCGGTGGAGACCTGGCCAAAGTGCATCACCGGGACCTTTTCGCTCGGCGCGTCCAGCGCGAGGTAGCGTTCGGTCGACAGCGCGTCCGGCGATGCCTTGACGCGGGCGATCCACTGGTCGAAGCCGGCCTGGTCCATGCCGTGCAGCCGGAAACGCATGTCCGTATAGCCCGCACCGGTGTAGTTGCCGGAGTAGCCCCAGCTGTCGCCGGGCTGGTTCAACACCGCGTGCAACATCGACTGCATGCCGGGCATCGCGTAGATCATGCCGGCCAGGGTTGGCGCGTAGAACGTGTTCATCTGGCTGGTCGAGGTGATCGTGAAGCGCACCGGGACGTCGACCGGCAGGGCCAGCTCATTGACCGTCGCGACGCCCTGGCCGGGATAGATGAACAGCCACTTCCAGTCCATCGCGACGACCTGGATATCCAGCGGCTTCGTACCGGCCGGGATCGGCCGGCCTTCGCTGATGCGATCCAGCGGCCTGAACGGATCCAGCGTATGCGTCGTAACCCAGGTGATCGCGCCGAGGATGCCGATGATCACCAGCGGGATCGTCCACACGACCAACTCGATGCGGGTCGAATGAGTGAAGCCCGGATCGTAGGCGCTTGGGTTGCGACCCTTGCGATAGCGCAGGGCGAAGGCCACCGTCATCGCCAGCACCGGCACGATGACCAGGAGCATCAAGCCCGTGGCGACGAGGATGAGGTTGCGTTCGCGGAGGGCGATGTCCCCGGTGGGATTCATCACCACCATGTCGCAACCCGCGAGGAAGGGGAGCACGGCCGCCGCAGCAGCGCGTCTTGCCCATTTTGTGGCGAAAGATTGACCGGTCATGAGGGGCAAGGCTAGGCCCATGCCCCCCAAGCGGTTTTGATCCTGCGCAGGATTCGACGCGTGCTCGCCGCCTGCGTCGTCCTGTCACGTCATTACTGCAACAACCGATTGATGTCCTCCACATCCTTCAACTGCGCCGTACCCACCGTCCGCTTCAGCAACAACTTGTTGAGGATGAACTGGTGCCTCAGCGCCGTGTACTGGTTACGCACCTCGGCAAGGATCTGGATCGCAACCACCACGTTGGTCAGGCTCTGCGTGCCGATGTCGTAACCGGCGCGCAGCGACGCCAGCGACTTCTTCGCCGCATCCACCGCATCACGCGCATCGCTCACCTGCCCGACACCAGCGGTGA
This window harbors:
- the cyoA gene encoding ubiquinol oxidase subunit II, producing the protein MLPFLAGCDMVVMNPTGDIALRERNLILVATGLMLLVIVPVLAMTVAFALRYRKGRNPSAYDPGFTHSTRIELVVWTIPLVIIGILGAITWVTTHTLDPFRPLDRISEGRPIPAGTKPLDIQVVAMDWKWLFIYPGQGVATVNELALPVDVPVRFTITSTSQMNTFYAPTLAGMIYAMPGMQSMLHAVLNQPGDSWGYSGNYTGAGYTDMRFRLHGMDQAGFDQWIARVKASPDALSTERYLALDAPSEKVPVMHFGQVSTDLFQRALNLCVAPGTPCKNELMRLDATKDGAGHAAMPMPMPMPMADAPMGDAAHAAH